The Syntrophorhabdaceae bacterium region CGTCCTTGTCGAGCTCTGAGAATGCCTGATAGATGTCGGAATAGGCCTGGACGTTGAGAGAGTTGACCGGGGGCCTGTTGAGTCGTACGGTTGCGACGTTTCCTTCCATTTCTATTAAGAGTGTTTCGTAGGTCATATGGTACCTCCTGGCGTTTGAGTTATGATATCGTGATTATATTACCCGCGATTCACGGGATCTTGCCGCCCTTGTCCTACCCCAAAGAAAGAATAATATCGCCCGTATCTCAGAGTCAATATGTTTTCTGCTCATAAAAGCTGCAGCCCGCTCTTTGTCTGGCGGTCCGCCCCTCCGCCCGTGAATCCGTCAAATTCAGGTGAGATCAATAATTTCCTTGACAGATTGCAGTGCATATATAATTCTCCATTACATAAATACCACTATCAGATGTCTTACAGGAGGAGGGCGACACTCTTCGGACCGCGTGCCCGGACACCGGTTAAATCGATAAGAAATGCCCCGGGAAATAGTTTTAATCCCCGAGGTCGCAAGATAAAACAGACCAAGGAGGTCCTCCATGGTACATTACGCATGGGTCGTGGCTTTCACGGGAACACTGGTAGTGATACTCTCTCATGGATTCGGCAGGATGTCGTATTCCGTGATCCTTCCTTCGATGAAAGAGGGTTTGGCCCTTGATTACACCCAGATCGGTTTCATCGCCATGGGCAATTTCATCGGCTATCTCTGCCTTGCCGTCATTGGAGGCTTCCTCGCGGCCCGGTTCGGCGTCAGGAAAGTGGCCTTCGCTTCCCTGCTGGTCATGGGCATCAGTCTTTTTCTCACCGGCTTCGCCGAATCTTTTGGCTCCGCTTTTTTTCTTCGCCTTATTACCGGCATGGGGAACGGGGCGAGCTATGTGCCCTTGATGGCGCTGCCCGCCGCATGGTTCGTAATGAGAAAAAGAGGCTTCGCCACAGGCATAGTGGCAGCGGGCATCGGTATCGGCCTGACCATCTCCGGACTAATACTCCCTTATTTTATCTCCAGCCACGGTCGGGATGGCTGGAGATATGCATGGCATCTCCTTGGAGGGATCGTCTTTCTCCTCTCCTTTGTCTGTTATGCCTTTTTGCGGGATAGTCCCGCGGACAAGGGGGTTTCCATCTATGGAGGCGGCGATGAGCCGAAGTCCGGACCCAGGGTTACCCTTTTCTCCGCCTGGAAAGATGTGGTGGGCCAAAAAGAGATATGGAAGCTCGGCTCCGTCTATTTCATGTATGGTTTCTCATATATAATATATCTTACGTTCTTTGTGGCCTACCTCACTAAAGAAATGGGACTCACCACGGCGAGGGCCGGCGCTCTCTTCGCCCTTCTCGGAATTTTCAGCATATTCTGCGGGATTGTGTGGGGCAGCATCTCAGACGTGGTCGGAAGAAGATACGGATCCATGCTCGCCTACCTCACCCTTGCGATCTCCTATATGATTTTCACGTTCTGGAAAGGCCCCGGCGGATTTTACGTGTCTGCAATAGTGTTCGGCATCACCGCCTTTTCAATTCCCGCCATAATGGCGGCTGCCGCGGGAGATGCCGTGGGAGGCCGGCTCGCTCCGGCGGCCCTGGGTTTCATTACCCTCTTCTTCGGCATAGGTCAGGCCTTCGGTCCGCCTGTGGCGGGATGGATAAAGGACGCTACAGGCTCCTTTGCCCATGCCTTTCTCCTGTCGGCCCTTGTCTCTCTCGTGGGCGCCGCAGGGTCGCTCGTGCTCAAAAGAAAAACCCCATAAGGAGAAAACACGATAATGGAAGAACGGACCCGCCGGCAGTTCATGAAGAAAGTAGCAGAAGAGCCTTTTGCCCGTTTGCTCGGTATACGCCTCATTGAAGTAGACGAGGGATATGCCGCCTGTGAAATGGAATACCGTGAAGATATGGATAATATTCATCACATGGCGCACGGAGGGGCTGTCTTCTCCCTCATAGACGAGGCCTTCGAGATAAGCTCGAACAGCCATGGCACTATGGCCGTGGCACTGAGCATGAATGTGACTTACCTTAAACCCGCGACGAAACAGACCCTTCTTCGTGCGGAATCGCGAGAGGTGCACTGCGGCAGAAAGACGGCAACTTATCAGATAACGGTAAAGGACGCTGAAGGTCTTATTGCCCTATGTCAGGCCCTTGTGTACCGCAAAAAAGATACAATAGATTTCACGGAATAAAATATTCCAATATTTATCCCAGGTTGATAAAGGGAGGTTATTGATATTTCTGCTCCAGCAAGCCGGAGCAGGTCGTCACCGTGGACCCCGTGGGGATACGCAGGAGATAGAGCCAGTAATAGGGAAGTTTCGTATTCGTGTTTTTTATCATGGTCAGGTCGATCGAGCAGTACTGAAAACCGTTGGTGCTGTCAAGATAATACACATACCAGGTATAGACGCCCGTGGCGCTGTTCTGGGTCTTTCCCAAAACGTTGAGTTTATAGCCTTTCAGCGTGGGAGAGACGTTCTGGAACAGGGCGAGCAAAAGCGCGTCGGGGGGAAAGGTCGATACCATGTAAGGCCGCAATCCGCTCACTGCGCAGACGATACCTGAAGCGGCGGCTTCGTCCGAAACATCGTTCAAATCAATGGGATGTCCTGCTGGTCGCGCATGCACCGCAGACCCCGTTAACCCCACCGCGAAAAAGATCATGAGTGGAATTGCGGCCATTACGCAGACGATCTGTTTCTTCATTCGGAGACGGCCTCCCTCAATTATATGACGAGTGCGCCTGAACCATTATATCCCGGTGCCTGCTGCCCGTCAGGATTGGTTACCGCGGGTATCTATTTCTTTTTCTTCTTGAACTCTTTACATGCCGTGTCGAGAAAATATTCTTCCGGAGAATCACCGTAAATTGTGGACCACTCCGCCACGCGTTTAAATGATTCGACCGAATCATCCCAACCTACAACCTTAATCTCCAATGCGCGATATTTCTGTCTGAAACAGTCGATCTCGTCCAGATTGATAATTTCCCTATACCGGGCCCTGATCGGAAAGTCACGTTTTCTCCAAACCTTGAGCACCCCATCGGTCCCGTAGACGATGGCATCCTTGTCATAATAAAAATTCACCCCCTGCCTGTCCTTCGAGTAGGGCTCCCATTTATGCTCGACCTGAGAGGGCTCATCGGCGCCATGGCCGAATGTGGTAAGGGCGAGGAAAATCACGATACAAAAAAACCCCAGCCTACGAATCATTGTGTCACCTCCGGATGTCTTGAGCTACATTCTAACAGAACGGTCCGAAAAGTAAACTCCAAAGTCCCGGACGACCAGGAAATATATCGATGCAAAGGACCCGGAACATGAATGAAACGGGCGTGTTTCCGACCTGCCTCACGGGCTGTGCAATTTGTTGCAAATTCAGACCAGTCCATATTAAAATTCGTTGACAAATTCGCGCATTTAGGATAAAAAAAGGTGGGGTTATTAATCCAAAGTTCCCATGAAAAGGAGAGGCATATGAGAGAGGCAGTAATAGTATCTTGTGCAAGAACGGCAATCGGCAGTTTCGGCGCTTCTTTGAAAGACGTTCCGGTCGTACAGCTGGGGGGGCTTGCAATTAATGAAGCGATAAAACGTGCGGGTATACGGCCTTCGAAGAACAAAGACAAAGACGTGGCACCCGACATCTTCAACGGGAAGACCGATACGGAACTGGAAGCGAAATATTATAACTTCGACAGCAGCCTGAAAGAAGTAGAGATCGACGAGGTCATAATGGGCAACGTCCTCCAGGGCGGCCTCGGCCAGAATTCGGCCAGACAGGCGTGCATTCAGGGCGGAGTCCCGAAAGAGACAAACGCATACACCTTGAACAAGGTCTGCTCCTCCGGACTGCGGGCCATCATCAACGGGGTACAGTCGATCATGACCGGCGACAATGAGGTTGTGGTTGCAGGCGGCATGGAGAACATGAGCCAGGCGCCGTTCGCAGTGCCTTCGGCCCGTTGGGGAGCGAGAATGTTCGACACCAAGATGACGGACCTCATGGTTCTTGACGGCGTATGGGAGATCTTCTATGGCTACCACATGGGCGTTACTGCCGAGAACATCGCCGCAAAATACGGCATCACCAGGGAAGAGCAGGATATGTTCGGTCTCGTCAGCCATCAGAGGGCAATGAAAGCAATCCGGGACGGCGTCCTCAAGGCGGAGATCGTTCCCGTGAAGATACCCCAGAGGAAAGGCGATCCCATCATATTCGATACGGATGAGAGACCCATGGACACTACAATGGAAAAAATGGGGAAACTGGCCACCGCATTCAAGAAAGACGGTACGGTGACGGCAGGAAACGCATCGGGCTTGAATGACGCGGCTTCGGCGGCGGTACTCATGTCGAGAGAGAAAGCCAATCAGCTGGGAATCAAGCCTATGGGCAAACTGATCGCCTACGCAGCAGGCGGTGTGGATCCCGCATATATGGGACTCGGTCCCATCCCTGCCATCAGAAAGGCCCTCAAAAAGGCAAACCTTACCCTCGACCAGATAGACCTGATCGAACTCAATGAAGCCTTTGCGTCCCAGTCGATCGCATGCATCAGGGAGCTTAAGGTAAATATGGACAAGTGCAACATGTTCGGCGGCGGCATCTCCCTCGGCCACCCGATCGGATGCACCGGCGCAAGACTTGTGACTACCGCCCTTTATCAGATGAAGAGGCTCGGCCTCAGATACGGACTCGTCTCCATGTGTATCGGCGGCGGGCAGGGATTGGCCGCAATCCTCGAGAGCGAGGCATAACAGACTATGGACTACAAAAACCTGCTCCTTGAAATCAATGACGGCATAGGGATCATAAAGATAAACCGCCCGAAGGCGCTTAATTCCCTTAACTCAGAGACCCTCGTCGAGATAAAGGACGCGGCACAGAAGTTGAGCAGCGACCCTGACGTGAGGGTTGTGATCGTCACCGGAGAGGGAGACAAGGCCTTCATTGCCGGAGCCGATATACTCGAGATGAAAGACCTCGATGCCATCGAAGGCATGGCGTTCTCCCAGAGGGGCCACGAGGCCTTTGCGGTCCTCGAGAACATGAGGAAACCGGTAATCGCGGCGGTAAACGGATATGCCCTCGGCGGAGGGTTCGAGGTAGCCCTTGCATGCGACATCATCTATGCATCGGATAAGGCGAAAGTCGGTTTCCCTGAGACGACCCTCGGGATATTCCCCGGTTTCGGGGGCACCCAAAGGACCGCAAAACTTGCGGGTCTCGGGAAGGCCAAGGAACTCATATTTTCAGGAAGGACCATAGGGGCCCAGGAAGCATACGAGATGGGACTTCTCAACAAGGTAGTGGCCCACGACCAGCTGATGGTCGAGGTCATGGCCCTTGCGAACAAGATAAAAGCAAATGGTCCCTTCTCGATAGGACTGGCAAAGGAATGCATCAATAAAAGCCTTTATTTGGGCATGGAAGAGGCGCTCATGCTCGAAGCCAGGGATTTCGGGCTTTGTTTCGCTACCCGGGACCAGAAAGAAGGGATGACAGCCTTTGTAGAAAAACGAAAACCCACCTTTAAGGGTCAATAAAACACCAAGGAGGACACTGTGAAAATAGTAGCGTGTATAAAACAGGTTCCCGACACCGAAGCAGAGGTGAAATGGGATATCCCAAAGGGTATGTTGAACAGAGAGTCCATGGACTCGATCACCAACCCCTTCGATGAATTTGCATTGGAAGAGGCTCTGCTCACGAAAGAGAACTATGATGGCGAAATCGTAGCAATCACGATGGGCCCGGATAAGTCTGCCGACGTCCTGAGAAATGCCCTCGCCCTGACCGTGGACTCCGTCTATCAGCTTACCGATCCGGCATTTGCAGGCTCCGATACCTTTGCTACCGCCTCCGTTCTCGCAGCCGCGATCAAGAAGATCGGCGATGTGGACGTAGTATTCTGCGGTAAGCAGTCGACCGACGGCAACACCGGTGTGGTAGGGGCTTTACTTGCGGCTGTTCTCGACTACAGCCCCCTCACATTCGTTTCAAAAGTGCGCTCAATCGATGCAGCAGGCAAGAAGATCGTGGTCGAAAGGGCTATTGAAGGCGGCACC contains the following coding sequences:
- a CDS encoding MFS transporter; protein product: MVHYAWVVAFTGTLVVILSHGFGRMSYSVILPSMKEGLALDYTQIGFIAMGNFIGYLCLAVIGGFLAARFGVRKVAFASLLVMGISLFLTGFAESFGSAFFLRLITGMGNGASYVPLMALPAAWFVMRKRGFATGIVAAGIGIGLTISGLILPYFISSHGRDGWRYAWHLLGGIVFLLSFVCYAFLRDSPADKGVSIYGGGDEPKSGPRVTLFSAWKDVVGQKEIWKLGSVYFMYGFSYIIYLTFFVAYLTKEMGLTTARAGALFALLGIFSIFCGIVWGSISDVVGRRYGSMLAYLTLAISYMIFTFWKGPGGFYVSAIVFGITAFSIPAIMAAAAGDAVGGRLAPAALGFITLFFGIGQAFGPPVAGWIKDATGSFAHAFLLSALVSLVGAAGSLVLKRKTP
- a CDS encoding PaaI family thioesterase; translation: MEERTRRQFMKKVAEEPFARLLGIRLIEVDEGYAACEMEYREDMDNIHHMAHGGAVFSLIDEAFEISSNSHGTMAVALSMNVTYLKPATKQTLLRAESREVHCGRKTATYQITVKDAEGLIALCQALVYRKKDTIDFTE
- a CDS encoding surface-adhesin E family protein, which gives rise to MIRRLGFFCIVIFLALTTFGHGADEPSQVEHKWEPYSKDRQGVNFYYDKDAIVYGTDGVLKVWRKRDFPIRARYREIINLDEIDCFRQKYRALEIKVVGWDDSVESFKRVAEWSTIYGDSPEEYFLDTACKEFKKKKK
- a CDS encoding acetyl-CoA C-acetyltransferase, whose amino-acid sequence is MREAVIVSCARTAIGSFGASLKDVPVVQLGGLAINEAIKRAGIRPSKNKDKDVAPDIFNGKTDTELEAKYYNFDSSLKEVEIDEVIMGNVLQGGLGQNSARQACIQGGVPKETNAYTLNKVCSSGLRAIINGVQSIMTGDNEVVVAGGMENMSQAPFAVPSARWGARMFDTKMTDLMVLDGVWEIFYGYHMGVTAENIAAKYGITREEQDMFGLVSHQRAMKAIRDGVLKAEIVPVKIPQRKGDPIIFDTDERPMDTTMEKMGKLATAFKKDGTVTAGNASGLNDAASAAVLMSREKANQLGIKPMGKLIAYAAGGVDPAYMGLGPIPAIRKALKKANLTLDQIDLIELNEAFASQSIACIRELKVNMDKCNMFGGGISLGHPIGCTGARLVTTALYQMKRLGLRYGLVSMCIGGGQGLAAILESEA
- a CDS encoding enoyl-CoA hydratase-related protein; amino-acid sequence: MDYKNLLLEINDGIGIIKINRPKALNSLNSETLVEIKDAAQKLSSDPDVRVVIVTGEGDKAFIAGADILEMKDLDAIEGMAFSQRGHEAFAVLENMRKPVIAAVNGYALGGGFEVALACDIIYASDKAKVGFPETTLGIFPGFGGTQRTAKLAGLGKAKELIFSGRTIGAQEAYEMGLLNKVVAHDQLMVEVMALANKIKANGPFSIGLAKECINKSLYLGMEEALMLEARDFGLCFATRDQKEGMTAFVEKRKPTFKGQ
- a CDS encoding electron transfer flavoprotein subunit beta/FixA family protein — translated: MKIVACIKQVPDTEAEVKWDIPKGMLNRESMDSITNPFDEFALEEALLTKENYDGEIVAITMGPDKSADVLRNALALTVDSVYQLTDPAFAGSDTFATASVLAAAIKKIGDVDVVFCGKQSTDGNTGVVGALLAAVLDYSPLTFVSKVRSIDAAGKKIVVERAIEGGTEVIEAKLPAVISVVKGINEPRLPNLMGIRKASKIAIPQWTADDLGVDKGKVGAAGSTTKVVEIAVPPPRGAGEVLKGEIEDVTSLLVDKLIDLKVIK